The Medicago truncatula cultivar Jemalong A17 chromosome 4, MtrunA17r5.0-ANR, whole genome shotgun sequence genome includes a region encoding these proteins:
- the LOC11445485 gene encoding O-acyltransferase WSD1 — MDKFFGEVQEPVSPHGQYFNSSVMCSYVFGFLELAIPFDNSLAIPLLKDVFIPINPRFSSIMVKDVEGKMRWQKVEVKPEEHLKIPIFPETINSSSCELYDKYVSNYVTSILNGRTPQNKPLWEIHIINYPTTNAACTIIFKLNHALGDGYSLMSALLSCLQRADDPSLPLSFPSQRPQLNSKYAKINLFEKLCFVISSFFSSISDFGSSILKTRMIKDDKTPIRSGYEGAESQPFILSNITLSLDQIKGVKTKLGVTINDVVTGMIFYGIRLYMEEKNEKTKTSNSTAVVMLNTRNIGGYQSVKEMQKPESKGLWGNKISFLQIPIPKMCQSKISNPLEFVWNTRELIKRKRRSFSVYLIALLLDLEMKLRGSEVVAKIIYNTTGNSSVLMSNIVGPVEKMTLANHPVNGLCFTMTNGPENVNITIISYMNVLRITLKTLKGFIDEQKLKFCIEKAVKVISEAAMEISEISTKN; from the exons ATGGACAAATTCTTTGGAGAAGTTCAAGAGCCAGTGAGTCCTCATGGACAATATTTCAACAGCTCTGTGATGTGTTCATATGTTTTTGGCTTTCTGGAATTAGCGATTCCATTTGATAATTCATTAGCTATACCTTTGCTCAAAGATGTTTTCATCCCTATCAACCCACGCTTCTCCTCTATCATG GTAAAAGATGTAGAGGGTAAGATGAGATGGCAAAAGGTTGAAGTGAAGCCTGAAGAACACTTAAAGATTCCCATATTTCCTGAAACCATAAATTCATCATCATGTGAATTATATGACAAATATGTTAGTAACTATGTAACAAGTATTCTAAATGGAAGAACACCACAAAATAAACCACTTTGGGAAATTCATATTATCAATTATCCAACAACCAATGCTGCTTGCACCATAATATTCAAACTTAATCATGCACTTGGTGATGGTTACTCTCTCATGAGTGCTCTTCTTTCTTGTCTTCAAAGAGCTGATGATCCTTCTCTTCCTCTATCTTTTCCTTCACAAAGACcacaattaaattcaaaatatgcAAAGATAAACTTATTTGAGAAGCTATGTTTTGTTATCTCATCCTTTTTTAGCTCCATATCAGATTTTGGATCAAGCATATTGAAGACAAGAATGATTAAAGATGACAAAACACCTATAAGGTCAGGATATGAAGGTGCTGAATCTCAGCCTTTTATCTTGTCAAACATAACATTATCTCTTGATCAAATCAAAGGAGTCAAAACAAAGCTTGGAGTG ACTATAAACGACGTGGTCACGGGAATGATCTTCTATGGGATTAGGCTATACATGGAAGAGAAGAATGAGAAGACAAAAACATCAAATTCCACAGCGGTGGTAATGCTCAACACAAGAAATATTGGAGGTTACCAATCAGTGAAGGAAATGCAAAAACCAGAGTCCAAAGGTCTATGGGGaaataaaatttctttcttACAAATACCTATACCTAAGATGTGCCAATCAAAAATCTCCAATCCTCTTGAGTTTGTTTGGAATACTCGTGAACTAATCAAGAGGAAGAGACGTTCTTTCAGTGTTTATCTCATAGCTTTGCTCTTGGATTTGGAAATGAAGTTAAGGGGGTCTGAG GTGGTAGCTAAAATAATCTATAACACAACTGGGAACTCAAGTGTTCTTATGTCAAACATTGTAGGGCCAGTAGAGAAGATGACTTTGGCAAATCATCCAGTAAATGGGTTGTGTTTCACCATGACAAATGGACCTGAg AATGTAAACATTACAATTATTAGCTACATGAATGTATTAAGAATCACCTTGAAAACCCTAAAGGGATTCATAGATGAACAAAAATTGAAGTTCTGCATAGAGAAAGCAGTCAAAGTCATATCCGAAGCAGCTATGGAGATCTCCGAGATATCcacaaaaaattaa